A window of the Lolium perenne isolate Kyuss_39 chromosome 7, Kyuss_2.0, whole genome shotgun sequence genome harbors these coding sequences:
- the LOC139829654 gene encoding fructokinase-2-like, which translates to MAPLGDGVAPAAAAAPGLVVSFGEMLIDFVPDVAGVSLAESGGFVKAPGGAPANVACAVSKLGGSSAFVGKFGDDEFGHMLVEILKQNGVNAEGCLFDQHARTALAFVTLKSNGEREFMFYRNPSADMLLTEAELNLDLISSARVFHYGSISLITEPCRSAHVAAMRAAKAGGILCSYDPNVRIPLWPSEQAARDGIMSIWKEADFIKLSDEEVAFLTQGDPNDEANVLSLWFEGLKLLIVTDGERGCRYFTKDFKGSVPGYAVKTIDTTGAGDAFVGSFLVNVAKDDSIFYNEEKLREVLQFCNACGAICTTKKGAIPALPTTADAMELISKGSN; encoded by the exons ATGGCGCCTCTCGGTGACGGAGTTGCACCCGCGGCTGCGGCCGCTCCCGGCCTCGTCGTCTCCTTCGGGGAGATGCTAATCGATTTCGTGCCGGACGTGGCCGGCGTCTCGCTCGCCGAGTCGGGCGGTTTCGTCAAGGCACCCGGCGGCGCGCCGGCCAACGTGGCTTGCGCCGTCTCCAAGCTCGGCGGCTCCTCCGCCTTCGTCGGCAAG TTTGGTGACGACGAGTTCGGTCACATGCTCGTGGAGATCCTGAAGCAGAACGGCGTGAACGCGGAGGGGTGCCTGTTCGACCAGCACGCCCGCACCGCCCTAGCCTTCGTCACCCTCAAGTCCAACGGCGAGCGTGAATTCATGTTTTACCGCAACCCGTCGGCCGATATGCTCCTGACGGAGGCTGAGCTCAACTTGGACCTGATTAGCAGCGCCCGCGTATTCCACTACGGCTCCATCTCGCTCATCACCGAGCCCTGCCGCTCGGCGCACGTGGCCGCCATGCGCGCCGCCAAGGCCGGCGGCATCCTCTGCTCGTACGACCCGAACGTGCGCATCCCGCTCTGGCCCTCTGAGCAGGCTGCTCGCGACGGCATCATGAGCATCTGGAAGGAGGCCGACTTCATCAAGCTCAGCGACGAGGAGGTGGCCTTCCTCACCCAGGGCGACCCCAACGACGAGGCCAATGTCCTCTCCCTCTGGTTCGAGGGCCTCAAGCTTCTCATCGTCACCGACGGCGAGAGGGGATGCAGGTACTTCACCAAGGATTTTAAGGGATCTGTCCCTGGGTACGCTGTCAAGACCATCGACACCACCGGTGCTGGCGATGCCTTCGTCGGGTCTTTCCTCGTCAATGTTGCCAAGGACGACTCCATCTTCTAC AACGAGGAGAAGCTGAGGGAGGTGCTGCAGTTCTGCAACGCGTGCGGTGCCATCTGCACCACCAAGAAGGGAGCCATCCCggcactgcccaccaccgccgacGCCATGGAGCTCATCAGCAAGGGCAGCAACTAA